The following are encoded together in the Bacteroidota bacterium genome:
- a CDS encoding OmpW family outer membrane protein gives MKKRIAYLSLLLILCAGNVHAKDYKSSIFLKGLYITSSKIYLYPNASDFILRSKHLLIENIYGGGVDFRVNLSSAKIQLGLSVDYISKAQKNDLQKTEDCFTAIPVEISGYFYIPITNSNISIFMGTGGGLYFGERKYSLNNLKAHLIDKKSGFGIHVLGGIDYSVYDYFILRSQLKFRDLYFRTTNQFVASDFDEKSFVSQVNVDGMIVELGIVFTF, from the coding sequence ATGAAAAAAAGAATCGCATATCTAAGTTTATTGCTGATACTCTGCGCTGGAAATGTCCATGCAAAAGATTATAAGTCTTCAATATTTTTGAAGGGTTTATATATTACTTCATCCAAAATATACTTATATCCCAACGCATCCGATTTTATATTGCGAAGTAAACATCTTCTGATAGAAAACATTTATGGGGGAGGTGTAGATTTCCGCGTTAATTTGTCGAGTGCAAAAATTCAATTAGGACTATCTGTCGATTACATCAGCAAAGCTCAAAAAAACGATTTGCAAAAAACTGAAGATTGTTTCACTGCGATTCCGGTAGAGATATCCGGATATTTTTATATTCCAATTACAAATTCGAATATTTCCATTTTTATGGGAACCGGAGGTGGCTTATATTTTGGAGAGAGAAAATATTCTTTAAATAATTTGAAAGCTCATTTGATTGATAAAAAATCCGGATTCGGCATCCATGTATTAGGTGGAATTGACTATTCAGTTTATGATTATTTTATTCTCCGGTCGCAACTTAAATTCCGCGATTTATATTTTAGAACAACTAATCAATTCGTAGCTTCAGATTTTGATGAGAAGTCGTTCGTTTCGCAAGTTAATGTTGATGGGATGATTGTAGAATTAGGAATTGTTTTTACTTTTTGA
- a CDS encoding DUF302 domain-containing protein: protein MSMQLGITKQVDLSFDEAIKKVTDELQKEGFGVLTTIDVKETIQQKLNLNFRKYTILGACNPTFAHQALEIDDSIGLLLPCNIVIQEKSGKTEISIFNPSLITNFFQDDHFEKMSVELRGLINRVLQHL, encoded by the coding sequence ATGAGTATGCAATTAGGAATTACAAAACAAGTAGATTTATCGTTTGATGAAGCGATTAAGAAGGTTACTGATGAATTGCAGAAGGAAGGATTCGGTGTTCTAACAACGATCGATGTTAAAGAAACAATTCAACAAAAGCTCAATCTAAATTTCCGGAAATATACAATCCTTGGTGCATGCAATCCTACCTTTGCGCATCAAGCTCTTGAAATTGATGACAGCATCGGATTGCTGTTACCTTGCAATATAGTTATTCAAGAAAAATCGGGTAAAACCGAAATCTCGATATTCAATCCCTCGCTTATCACAAACTTTTTTCAGGACGATCATTTTGAAAAAATGTCAGTAGAATTACGGGGACTGATCAACAGAGTTCTTCAGCACTTATGA
- a CDS encoding STAS domain-containing protein, which produces MKFKIKEIQSIAIISLDGNVMGGPDSTVLNDLLHKLIADGKKKIVLDLKNVKLMNSSGLGMLIAAITTMRNASGDLKIAAPSKKIENLLIITKLVKVFEIFKTVKQAVESYSK; this is translated from the coding sequence ATGAAATTCAAAATCAAAGAAATCCAGTCTATTGCTATCATAAGTCTTGATGGTAATGTAATGGGTGGACCTGATTCAACAGTCCTGAATGATCTGCTCCATAAACTTATTGCTGATGGAAAGAAAAAAATAGTTTTAGATTTAAAAAACGTAAAGTTGATGAACAGTTCCGGTCTAGGAATGTTGATTGCTGCTATAACTACAATGCGTAATGCTTCAGGTGATTTAAAAATTGCAGCACCTTCAAAAAAAATCGAAAACCTGTTAATCATTACAAAACTTGTTAAAGTTTTCGAAATATTCAAAACGGTTAAACAAGCGGTTGAAAGCTACTCAAAATAA
- a CDS encoding thioredoxin family protein, with protein MDIVLIIVVNIVLLFIVLQFLMIRKSKSQKGKLIDNVDGVIGEAISKHQNLLIYFWGPGCAACRPQTKIIDDLRRTNDNILSFDIAKELTTTRKLGIMATPTILVIKDKVIEEVLIGAQKAEKLRKYL; from the coding sequence ATGGATATTGTTTTAATAATCGTTGTAAACATTGTTTTACTTTTTATAGTTTTACAATTTCTTATGATACGTAAATCTAAATCGCAAAAAGGAAAGCTCATCGACAATGTTGACGGAGTGATCGGAGAAGCTATTAGCAAACATCAAAATCTATTAATTTATTTTTGGGGTCCCGGTTGCGCGGCTTGTCGACCCCAAACTAAAATTATTGATGACCTAAGACGAACGAATGATAACATACTCTCTTTTGATATTGCGAAGGAGCTAACCACTACGCGTAAATTAGGTATTATGGCAACTCCAACAATCTTAGTTATAAAAGATAAAGTAATCGAAGAAGTGTTGATTGGGGCTCAAAAAGCTGAGAAACTGCGAAAGTATTTATAA
- a CDS encoding shikimate kinase — translation MKVQIKKDLIYFTGFMAGGKSTIGLIVANTLGYAYTDIDKEIETRSGKKVTEIFAELGESYFRELETQVLSEISKLPRHVISLGGGTIINPKNLKIIKSNGLLLYLKSGSENIFKRLRYKTDRPVFMDKDRKWLRDSELKDKIKMLMETREPFYQQSDLTFLTDNKPVGVTVDEIIKRIKPLIEL, via the coding sequence ATGAAAGTACAAATTAAAAAAGATTTAATTTATTTTACCGGCTTTATGGCTGGCGGTAAAAGCACAATCGGTCTGATTGTTGCAAATACTTTGGGCTATGCTTATACCGATATCGATAAAGAGATTGAGACAAGATCGGGTAAAAAAGTAACTGAAATATTTGCAGAACTCGGCGAGTCATATTTTCGTGAATTAGAAACACAAGTGCTTTCAGAAATAAGCAAACTACCGCGTCATGTAATTTCTTTGGGCGGGGGAACAATTATTAATCCGAAAAATTTGAAGATTATAAAATCCAACGGATTGCTGCTCTATCTAAAATCAGGTTCGGAAAATATATTTAAACGTTTACGTTATAAAACCGACAGACCGGTATTTATGGATAAGGACAGAAAGTGGCTGCGTGATTCTGAATTGAAGGACAAAATAAAGATGTTGATGGAAACCAGAGAACCTTTTTATCAACAATCCGATTTAACTTTTTTAACCGACAACAAACCAGTTGGAGTTACTGTCGATGAGATAATTAAAAGAATAAAACCGCTAATCGAATTATAA
- the secF gene encoding protein translocase subunit SecF gives MRFLKKTNLNFLSVRKTFYIASLTLLSFGIISLFIKGIDLGIDFLGGTELIVQFQTPAKISDIREALNKEGITRAEIKIYGDPLNILIRTPVHEFGTVVGDNIKTTLGKNFPDNPTTILEEQKIGPKIGAELRRGAIYAILASLIVMLIYIGFRFKFIYGVGAVVALFHDVLITLGIISLLDGMTPFLDFEIDQNMVAAFLTLVGLSVNDSVVIFDRIRENLKIYKTMSLFDVINKSINDTLSRTIITSGTIFMVLFIIMLFGGEVTRGFAFTLTIGIVVGTYSSIYIASAVVYEWSLRKKQS, from the coding sequence ATGAGATTCTTAAAAAAAACAAATCTAAATTTCCTTAGTGTCAGAAAAACTTTTTATATAGCTTCTCTGACCCTTCTTTCTTTCGGAATAATTTCACTTTTTATAAAAGGAATCGATTTGGGTATCGATTTCCTCGGTGGAACAGAGTTAATTGTGCAGTTTCAAACTCCGGCAAAAATATCTGATATCCGTGAAGCCTTAAATAAAGAAGGTATTACACGAGCCGAAATAAAAATTTATGGCGACCCGCTTAACATTTTAATTAGAACACCTGTACACGAATTCGGCACGGTTGTAGGCGACAATATCAAGACAACTCTTGGAAAAAATTTCCCTGACAATCCAACTACGATTTTGGAAGAACAAAAGATCGGACCCAAAATCGGTGCAGAACTTCGCCGTGGTGCTATTTACGCAATTCTTGCATCGCTGATAGTAATGTTGATATACATCGGCTTCCGGTTTAAATTTATTTACGGTGTCGGTGCCGTTGTTGCTTTATTCCATGATGTTCTTATAACTTTGGGTATTATCTCCCTTCTCGATGGTATGACTCCCTTTTTAGATTTTGAAATAGATCAAAATATGGTTGCCGCATTCCTCACACTCGTTGGTCTTTCGGTCAACGATAGTGTAGTTATTTTCGACCGTATCAGGGAAAATTTGAAAATCTATAAAACAATGAGTCTGTTCGATGTAATAAATAAAAGTATAAATGATACACTCAGCCGTACCATTATTACATCGGGAACAATATTCATGGTACTATTTATCATTATGTTATTCGGTGGCGAAGTAACCCGCGGGTTCGCTTTCACACTTACAATCGGTATTGTAGTTGGTACTTACTCATCCATCTACATTGCAAGCGCCGTGGTTTACGAATGGTCTTTAAGAAAAAAACAAAGCTAA
- a CDS encoding OsmC family protein → MATKKAIVKNIQGVTFLGKADSNHWVTMDGPEDFGGSNAGTRPKELILLALGGCTGSDVAAILRKKRTNLKNFFMNIEAEVSDEHPQVYTKINLEYVFEGKAIEPKDVERAIELSLSKYCSVTHMLRKSVEINHTYKIVELTD, encoded by the coding sequence ATGGCAACCAAAAAAGCTATCGTAAAAAACATTCAAGGTGTAACCTTTTTAGGCAAAGCCGATTCAAACCACTGGGTAACTATGGATGGTCCCGAAGATTTCGGCGGAAGTAATGCCGGAACACGTCCTAAGGAGTTAATCCTGCTTGCGCTCGGTGGGTGCACCGGAAGCGATGTAGCAGCAATTTTACGGAAAAAACGAACTAACCTGAAAAATTTTTTTATGAACATCGAAGCTGAAGTATCGGATGAGCATCCACAGGTTTACACAAAGATTAATTTAGAATATGTTTTTGAAGGCAAAGCGATTGAGCCGAAAGATGTTGAACGTGCTATCGAGCTTTCGCTTTCAAAATACTGTTCCGTTACTCACATGCTTCGTAAGTCAGTAGAAATTAACCATACTTATAAAATTGTAGAACTAACAGATTGA
- a CDS encoding zinc ribbon domain-containing protein codes for MPVYDYRCTKCEKTYDIFHKGSEILDNVVCPKCSSTEFKKLFSAPMVKMGSSDSSCDTCPADSAPSYGGCSSGMCGL; via the coding sequence ATGCCAGTTTACGATTACAGGTGTACAAAATGCGAAAAGACTTACGATATTTTTCATAAAGGTTCCGAAATACTCGATAACGTCGTTTGCCCGAAATGCAGCAGCACGGAATTTAAAAAATTATTTTCTGCCCCAATGGTAAAAATGGGTTCTTCCGATTCTTCGTGCGACACTTGTCCAGCTGATTCAGCTCCTTCGTACGGCGGTTGCTCAAGCGGAATGTGCGGATTGTAA
- a CDS encoding DUF6132 family protein — protein sequence MKKLIQNLKANTWLLRIGLPVLGALGGYAYYHFIGCYSGTCPITSNPLISTLYGGVVGLLFIPRKKKQQPI from the coding sequence ATGAAAAAATTAATTCAAAATTTGAAGGCTAATACATGGCTATTGCGAATCGGACTTCCCGTTCTCGGTGCACTCGGTGGTTATGCTTATTATCATTTCATCGGCTGTTACTCAGGAACTTGTCCGATTACAAGCAATCCATTAATTAGTACACTTTATGGTGGGGTTGTCGGTTTACTTTTTATACCACGCAAGAAAAAGCAACAGCCAATATAA
- a CDS encoding YtxH domain-containing protein, which produces MIAYGIIGAAVGAAAGFFIGKYFSKIGGFCPILCKPKVSTIYFAVIGFLIGYK; this is translated from the coding sequence ATGATTGCATACGGAATAATTGGAGCAGCGGTTGGTGCAGCGGCAGGTTTTTTTATCGGAAAATATTTTAGTAAGATTGGCGGTTTCTGTCCAATACTTTGTAAACCAAAAGTAAGTACAATTTATTTTGCAGTAATTGGTTTTCTAATAGGATATAAATAA
- a CDS encoding peptidylprolyl isomerase: MRDNMPAIIIFLVFAFILTIIFEWGMDYLGLSSQRQEYVGVINNRNINYQEFVELVRERSEQQKTQTGKEPDENELNRIRDEVWNSLVTQTLIDEEIQRLGIEVPDQEIIDWVKGENPPEFLHRQFVDSVGNFNRAAYESAISDPRNKEIWIRVEEGLKKQRMQEKLQSIILAGVRVSESEIFQKFAEQNLKLGAEYIFFDPNKFVTDEEANVTDSDIEKFYNENSTEYKVEATRKLKYVKFIEKPSSKDTLSVVAELDDVLRRAAAGADFMDLLSTYTENQTTDIFYKPSDLTPVKADKIFSAKVGDIVEPFADHDGYHLIKILEEKTGTEDFVKASHILFSIQGADSAKVLTEAKDVLNRIRSGEDFAKLAEKYSQDPGSAVKGGDLGWFGKGRMVKQFEEACYKTLINQITGLVRTQFGYHIIKVTGKSKRELKIADIAIPVRVSSETRSAIYQNAQDFKYLAEENDFIKEAEVANYEIIETPSFGEQGIIPGIGNHPSVNRFAFEKKLRTISDVLPLTEGYGVFMISEVKREGIRPLAELKESIRPRVLRDKKMQLLKNKVSDYRKQLQSGDPLSNLTQQNPDLVIQSTGQFTPGGGVPGIGRDMMLIGSLLSLKLNEVSKPFEGLRGYYIAKLTERVEIDSTAYKAQKEMLSTQILQTKKSQFLSEWLEQLRKNAEIKDNRDLYFR; encoded by the coding sequence ATGCGCGATAACATGCCAGCGATTATTATTTTTCTTGTTTTCGCTTTCATTTTAACCATCATCTTTGAATGGGGTATGGATTACCTCGGGCTATCTTCACAACGACAAGAATACGTGGGGGTAATCAACAATCGAAATATTAATTATCAAGAGTTCGTTGAACTCGTAAGAGAACGGTCTGAACAACAGAAAACTCAAACCGGAAAAGAACCTGATGAAAACGAATTGAATCGAATACGCGATGAGGTTTGGAACTCTCTGGTTACGCAAACATTAATCGATGAAGAAATTCAACGATTGGGAATTGAAGTTCCTGACCAAGAAATAATCGATTGGGTAAAGGGCGAAAATCCACCAGAATTCTTACACCGTCAGTTTGTTGACTCAGTTGGAAATTTCAACCGTGCAGCTTACGAATCAGCTATTTCCGATCCTCGTAATAAGGAAATCTGGATACGTGTAGAAGAAGGACTGAAAAAGCAGAGGATGCAGGAAAAACTTCAAAGTATAATCTTGGCTGGTGTTCGTGTATCCGAATCGGAAATCTTCCAAAAGTTCGCAGAACAAAATTTGAAATTAGGAGCCGAATATATTTTCTTCGATCCAAATAAATTTGTTACTGATGAGGAAGCTAACGTTACCGATTCAGATATTGAAAAATTTTATAACGAAAATTCAACCGAGTATAAAGTTGAAGCAACTCGAAAACTTAAATATGTTAAGTTTATCGAAAAGCCTTCCTCAAAAGATACTCTCTCTGTGGTTGCCGAATTGGATGACGTTCTACGCCGCGCAGCAGCGGGGGCTGATTTTATGGACCTCCTCAGTACATACACCGAAAACCAGACTACTGATATTTTTTACAAACCATCCGATCTAACTCCTGTAAAAGCCGATAAAATATTCTCAGCTAAAGTGGGCGACATCGTGGAACCTTTCGCTGACCACGATGGATATCATTTAATAAAAATCTTGGAAGAAAAAACCGGTACCGAAGATTTTGTAAAAGCAAGCCATATCTTATTTTCGATTCAGGGTGCCGACAGCGCTAAAGTTTTAACGGAAGCCAAAGATGTTTTAAATAGAATTCGCTCAGGCGAAGATTTTGCAAAATTAGCTGAAAAGTATTCGCAAGATCCGGGCTCAGCGGTAAAGGGTGGCGACTTAGGTTGGTTCGGTAAAGGAAGAATGGTTAAACAGTTCGAAGAGGCTTGTTATAAAACTCTGATAAACCAAATCACAGGTTTGGTACGAACACAATTTGGTTATCATATTATTAAGGTAACAGGCAAAAGCAAGCGCGAACTTAAAATTGCCGACATCGCAATTCCAGTTCGTGTAAGTTCCGAAACCCGCAGTGCTATTTACCAAAACGCCCAGGATTTTAAATATTTAGCGGAAGAAAACGATTTTATTAAAGAAGCCGAAGTTGCAAATTATGAAATTATCGAAACACCTTCATTCGGTGAACAAGGAATAATACCCGGTATTGGAAATCATCCTTCAGTAAATCGATTTGCTTTTGAGAAAAAACTTAGAACCATTAGCGATGTGCTTCCTCTGACTGAAGGGTACGGGGTGTTTATGATTTCCGAAGTGAAGAGAGAGGGAATACGACCATTGGCAGAATTGAAAGAAAGTATTCGTCCTCGCGTGCTTCGTGATAAAAAAATGCAACTGCTGAAAAACAAAGTAAGCGATTACAGAAAACAATTACAGTCCGGCGATCCATTGAGTAATTTGACTCAACAGAATCCAGACCTTGTTATTCAATCAACCGGACAGTTCACACCGGGTGGTGGAGTTCCGGGTATCGGTAGGGATATGATGCTTATTGGAAGTTTGCTATCGTTGAAGCTGAACGAGGTTTCAAAGCCTTTCGAAGGATTACGTGGTTATTACATCGCAAAACTGACCGAGCGTGTTGAAATTGATTCGACTGCCTATAAAGCTCAAAAGGAAATGCTATCAACACAAATTTTACAGACAAAGAAAAGTCAATTCCTCAGTGAATGGTTGGAACAATTAAGGAAGAATGCTGAGATAAAAGATAACCGGGATTTATATTTCAGATAG
- the secD gene encoding protein translocase subunit SecD — MKKERGKIIIIIASILIALYLLYPTYKDYNFTKQLISLAGEDSVKYLEQNEHAIREARMKRIKLGLDLQGGMRVVLEVNIPKLLEDLAKNKDEIFNTIINEVHAETKVSDQPITGILLRKFEERGIRLSRYYGSIRDNNEEIISKLDEEAVNAIDRAVEVVRNRVDQYGVSEPTIQKQAATRIIVELPGVSKESEVRQLLQGTALLEFKLLKEPEIVNRVTETIDKYLAGKQVVDTLGQDTAKLSAVKDTNDITIPETATQADADAAKEHPFFFLARPDPQIQGEFFVAEENREKVNRMFKRPEIKKLIPTDMIFLWSAKHSIIAEGKKWYKLYPVKKEAELTGGVIVNARATIDPNYNTPVVNMEMNTEGARDWARITGANIQKRIAIVLDNSVFSAPVVRQKIIGGNSQIEGMDNIEEARLLEIVLKAGALPAPVEIIQQQTVGPSLGQDSINKGIDSSLLAFALTVLFMIIYYSKAGSIADFALMFNVVFVLAVLAAFQGTLTLPGIAGMILTMAIAVDSNVLIFERIREEAVTGKTLRAAIDAGYSKAWTAIFDSNLTTFFTGVILYNFGSGPIQGFALTLMIGIAASLFSAIVITRVIFNIMTERNSNISFG; from the coding sequence GTGAAAAAAGAACGCGGTAAAATTATTATTATCATCGCCAGTATCCTAATCGCTTTGTATCTTTTATATCCCACTTATAAGGATTATAATTTTACAAAGCAATTAATAAGTTTGGCTGGCGAAGATAGTGTTAAATATCTTGAACAAAACGAACATGCTATTCGTGAAGCCCGAATGAAAAGAATCAAATTGGGTTTGGATCTTCAGGGTGGTATGCGCGTCGTTTTAGAAGTGAACATCCCTAAATTGCTTGAAGATTTGGCAAAAAATAAGGATGAAATTTTTAATACCATAATAAATGAAGTTCATGCTGAAACAAAAGTATCGGATCAACCAATTACAGGTATCCTGCTTCGTAAATTTGAGGAAAGAGGTATTCGGCTGAGCAGGTATTATGGCAGCATTCGGGATAATAACGAAGAAATCATATCAAAATTAGATGAAGAAGCCGTTAATGCAATAGATAGAGCCGTAGAAGTTGTTCGAAACCGAGTTGACCAATATGGTGTATCCGAACCTACCATCCAGAAACAAGCCGCTACAAGAATTATTGTTGAATTACCAGGTGTCAGTAAAGAATCCGAAGTCAGGCAGCTTCTCCAAGGAACAGCCTTACTCGAATTTAAATTACTTAAAGAACCTGAAATCGTCAATAGAGTTACTGAAACTATTGATAAATATTTGGCTGGTAAGCAAGTAGTTGATACGTTAGGGCAAGATACAGCCAAATTATCAGCTGTAAAAGATACAAACGATATTACCATACCGGAAACAGCCACACAAGCTGATGCCGATGCTGCCAAAGAACATCCATTCTTTTTCCTTGCACGACCTGACCCGCAAATACAGGGGGAGTTTTTTGTTGCTGAAGAAAATCGTGAAAAAGTAAATCGGATGTTCAAAAGACCCGAAATAAAAAAATTAATTCCGACAGATATGATTTTCCTCTGGTCAGCAAAGCATTCAATAATAGCTGAAGGAAAAAAATGGTATAAACTCTATCCTGTTAAAAAAGAAGCTGAATTGACTGGTGGTGTTATTGTGAATGCACGGGCGACTATCGATCCTAACTACAATACACCAGTTGTTAACATGGAAATGAATACTGAGGGTGCACGGGATTGGGCACGAATTACAGGAGCGAACATTCAGAAACGCATTGCAATCGTTCTTGATAACTCAGTATTTTCTGCACCCGTTGTACGCCAAAAAATAATTGGTGGTAATTCCCAAATTGAGGGAATGGACAATATCGAAGAAGCAAGGTTATTAGAAATTGTCTTAAAAGCTGGTGCGCTCCCCGCCCCTGTCGAAATTATTCAACAACAAACTGTTGGACCATCGCTAGGCCAGGACTCCATTAATAAAGGAATCGATTCATCATTGCTTGCTTTTGCACTCACAGTTTTGTTTATGATTATTTATTACAGCAAAGCCGGCTCGATAGCAGATTTTGCTTTGATGTTCAATGTAGTATTCGTTCTTGCTGTGTTAGCCGCTTTTCAGGGCACACTTACATTGCCCGGAATCGCGGGTATGATTTTAACAATGGCAATCGCAGTTGATTCTAATGTTCTAATATTCGAGCGAATCCGAGAAGAAGCAGTTACAGGTAAAACTTTAAGAGCTGCTATTGACGCAGGTTATAGCAAAGCCTGGACTGCCATTTTCGATTCGAACTTAACGACATTCTTCACGGGCGTTATTCTTTACAATTTCGGCAGCGGACCGATACAAGGTTTTGCGTTGACATTGATGATTGGTATAGCGGCCAGTTTATTTAGTGCTATAGTCATAACACGTGTAATATTTAATATAATGACTGAACGCAATTCAAACATCAGTTTTGGTTAA
- a CDS encoding DUF1858 domain-containing protein, with translation MIKIKKNISIEELVILLPESVSYLMRKGIKCLACGDPIWRTLESASKEKGFNEQAIEEFVKDLNNLKAIKVKN, from the coding sequence TTGATAAAGATAAAAAAGAATATTTCTATAGAAGAATTAGTAATATTACTCCCAGAATCGGTCAGTTATTTGATGCGTAAGGGAATAAAATGTTTAGCATGCGGTGATCCGATTTGGAGGACTTTAGAATCTGCTTCGAAGGAAAAAGGTTTCAACGAACAAGCGATAGAAGAATTTGTAAAAGATTTAAATAATTTAAAAGCAATTAAAGTTAAAAATTAA
- a CDS encoding adenylosuccinate synthase yields MSVQIILGAQWGDEGKGKIVDLLSQNINIVARYQGGANAGHTIVLDDKQHVLHLIPSGIFHPNVTCVIGNGVVIDPIALLHEITQLQNLGINITNRLLISHNAHLIMPYHKLLDNLHEKGADKIGTTGRGIGPAYIDKATRTGIKIVDLLDRKIFEMKLIKNIEVYNKLFDQIYGEAKLDVEKIVAEYENFDKIIDEYVTDTALYLNNAIKDGKNILAEGAQGALLDIDHGTYPFVTSSNPTSGGACTGLGIPPTSIKSILGVAKVYCTRVGNGPFPTELTDELGTKLRTVGSEFGATTGRPRRCGWFDAFAMKYSAMINGIEKLAITKLDVLSAFDDIFICTAYEYNGKRLKTFPTDVISLESVRPIYERFDGWKTELVNITSFTDLPDNAIKYLSAIEIFTGVGINIISVGPKRNQTIILDN; encoded by the coding sequence ATGAGCGTTCAAATAATTCTCGGTGCACAATGGGGCGACGAAGGTAAAGGAAAAATCGTTGACCTCCTCAGCCAAAATATAAACATCGTCGCGCGTTATCAAGGCGGCGCTAATGCAGGACATACAATCGTGCTGGATGATAAGCAACACGTTTTGCATCTTATCCCTTCTGGAATCTTCCATCCCAATGTAACCTGCGTAATCGGTAACGGTGTTGTAATTGACCCGATTGCGTTGTTGCACGAAATAACGCAACTTCAAAATTTAGGAATCAACATAACTAATCGGTTATTAATTAGCCATAATGCTCATCTAATAATGCCGTATCACAAACTGCTCGATAATTTGCACGAAAAAGGAGCTGATAAAATTGGAACTACCGGCAGGGGCATAGGTCCAGCATACATCGACAAAGCAACCCGCACAGGAATAAAAATAGTCGACCTTCTTGATCGCAAGATTTTTGAAATGAAATTAATCAAAAACATCGAAGTGTATAACAAACTTTTTGATCAGATTTATGGTGAAGCGAAATTAGATGTTGAAAAAATAGTTGCAGAATACGAAAATTTTGATAAAATAATTGATGAGTATGTTACCGATACAGCCCTCTACTTAAATAATGCTATAAAAGACGGTAAAAATATTTTAGCCGAGGGGGCTCAAGGTGCTTTGTTAGATATTGACCACGGAACTTATCCCTTCGTTACTTCCTCTAATCCTACAAGCGGCGGTGCTTGTACCGGACTTGGAATTCCGCCTACATCCATCAAATCAATCCTCGGTGTTGCAAAAGTTTACTGCACTCGTGTTGGCAATGGACCGTTCCCCACAGAACTCACAGATGAACTCGGCACTAAACTCCGCACTGTTGGTTCTGAATTCGGCGCCACTACCGGACGACCACGCCGCTGCGGCTGGTTCGATGCATTTGCTATGAAATATTCTGCAATGATAAACGGAATAGAAAAATTAGCGATTACAAAATTAGATGTACTTAGCGCTTTTGATGATATTTTTATTTGCACAGCTTACGAATACAACGGAAAGCGATTAAAAACTTTTCCCACCGATGTCATCTCGTTGGAATCTGTTAGACCAATTTACGAACGCTTCGACGGTTGGAAAACTGAGTTAGTGAATATTACTTCATTCACCGACTTGCCAGATAATGCTATAAAATACTTATCAGCTATAGAAATATTTACAGGTGTTGGCATTAACATCATATCGGTTGGTCCAAAAAGAAATCAAACTATAATTCTCGACAACTAA